The Dendropsophus ebraccatus isolate aDenEbr1 chromosome 10, aDenEbr1.pat, whole genome shotgun sequence genome has a segment encoding these proteins:
- the LOC138765833 gene encoding uncharacterized protein produces the protein MCHIVIPPTADCDTEPHQSTHLRPLASHPQPQPHPPNHWHRIPDHNPDPPTTGIASPTTTPTPQPLASHPQPHPPTIGITSLITPPTTGSASLTTPPTTGIVSPTTPPNHWHRIPDHTPNHPASHPRSHPQPLAANPRPHPPTIGSESPTTPPNHWHRIPDHTPQPPGIASPTTSPNHPASHPRSHPQPLAANPRPHPPTIGIASPITPPTTRHRIPDHTPNHWQRIPQPLASHPRSHPQPPGIASPITPPTTGSESPTKISQPLASHPRSHPQPPGIASPITPPTTGSESPTKISQPLASHPRSHPQPPGIASPITPPTTGSESPTTISN, from the coding sequence atgtgtcacATTGTAATACCCCCGACAGCTGACTGTGACACAGAACCCCATCAATCCACCCACCTGAGACCACTGGCATCACATCCCCAACCACAACCCCACCCCCCCAACCACTGGCATCGCATCCCCGACCACAACCCCGACCCCCCAACCACTGGCATCGCATCCCCGACCACAACCCCGACCCCCCAACCACTGGCATCGCATCCCCAACCACACCCCCCAACCATTGGCATCACATCCTTGATCACACCCCCAACCACTGGCAGCGCATCCCTGACTACACCTCCAACCACTGGCATCGTATCCCCGACCACACCCCCCAACCATTGGCATCGCATCCCCGATCACACCCCCAACCACCCGGCATCGCATCCCCGATCACACCCCCAACCACTGGCAGCGAATCCCCGACCACACCCCCCAACCATTGGCAGCGAATCCCCGACCACACCCCCCAACCATTGGCATCGCATCCCCGATCACACCCCCCAACCACCCGGCATCGCATCCCCGACCACATCCCCCAACCACCCGGCATCGCATCCCCGATCACACCCCCAACCACTGGCAGCGAATCCCCGACCACACCCCCCAACCATTGGCATCGCATCCCCAATCACACCCCCAACCACCCGGCATCGCATCCCCGACCACACCCCCAACCACTGGCAGCGAATCCCCCAACCACTGGCATCGCATCCCCGATCACACCCCCAACCACCCGGCATCGCATCCCCGATCACACCCCCAACCACTGGCAGCGAATCCCCCACCAAAATCTCCCAACCACTGGCATCGCATCCCCGATCACACCCCCAACCACCCGGCATCGCATCCCCGATCACACCCCCAACCACTGGCAGCGAATCCCCCACCAAAATCTCCCAACCACTGGCATCGCATCCCCGATCACACCCCCAACCACCCGGCATCGCATCCCCGATCACACCCCCAACCACTGGCAGCGAATCCCCCACCACAATCTCCAACTGA
- the LOC138802811 gene encoding kelch-like protein 9, with protein sequence MHNGSVNSTFTSDSYPEKLLQRIRQFRSQRDLCDVTLEADGELFPAHKLILASASSYCKLLFTDPKVGGSIRLKDVSAKGLKNILDFIYSNELHLSWANVEETLKAAEVLLVREAVRLCFQFLEDGLNQETCLDILKIAKRHGPEELQEKASGYVGHHYQHVPGHAGDLNLVDKGTLCDILDREDVPGCGELDLFRVAVSWLQHDSSRLKEAADVLKRIRFPLISLEDLQKYVKEEAIMKTDSSCFRYLQEALKYHSQVYAQPTLHCDGAAIRSSSEQLLVLGGRTNDNRVLSTIWVQGDDGGSWSQLGEMCTPVYNHCVAAISDFLYIIGGQTRFDPSGKHPSNEVYRYDPRSGSWLQVAGMQERRTRFHTEVIGERIIAVGGGSLLGHLTQSVEEYDPAENKWEYSAPFPIPVADHAGTTHKGIMYISGGYSNNKTLNEVYSYLPRLKRWVVNRAMTFARCDHGMATIGDKIFCVGGRTLNAAKAWIHVNETEYYCPASDQWSALTLSPFDCCQFSVTTHHSKLYIIGGGSLRRMNKEDGVFAYDPETKAWKKTGSLPQPLVDHASCTIKLPHGMVEKQDKEEETPTTPNKKKSTLNLFIAGKH encoded by the exons ATGCATAACGGATCCGTCAACAGCACCTTCACGTCTGACAGCTACCCTGAGAAACTGCTGCAGAGGATCCGGCAATTCCGTTCCCAGCGGGATCTGTGCGACGTGACGCTGGAGGCCGATGGAGAGCTCTTCCCGGCTCACAAGTTAATTCTGGCCTCCGCCAGCTCTTACTGTAAACTGCTGTTTACAGATCCTAAAGTCGGAGGCTCCATAAGGCTGAAGGATGTCAGTGCCAAAGGACTTAAGAACATCCTGGACTTCATCTACTCCAATGAGCTTCACCTGTCTTGGGCCAATGTGGAGGAGACCCTTAAGGCGGCGGAGGTCCTCCTGGTCCGGGAGGCGGTCAGGCTTTGCTTCCAGTTTCTCGAAGACGGACTGAACCAAGAAACGTGTCTGGATATCCTGAAGATCGCCAAGAGGCACGGGccggaggagctgcaggagaagGCCAGTGGCTACGTGGGCCACCACTATCAGCACGTCCCTGGTCACGCAGGAGACCTGAATCTTGTAGACAAGGGGACGCTGTGCGACATTCTGGACAGGGAAGACGTTCCGGGCTGTGGAGAGCTGGATCTGTTCCGGGTGGCCGTGTCTTGGCTGCAACACGACAGCTCCAGACTGAAGGAAGCGGCGGATGTTCTCAAGAGGATTCGCTTCCCGCTGATCTCTCTAGAAGATCTCCAGAAATACGTGAAGGAGGAGGCCATCATGAAGACGGACTCCAGCTGCTTCCGATACCTGCAGGAGGCTCTGAAGTATCACTCTCAGGTATACGCTCAGCCCACGCTGCACTGTGATGGCGCCGCCATACGCTCCAGCTcggagcagctcctggtcctgggcGGGAGGACCAATGATAACCGGGTCCTGAGTACTATCTGGGTGCAGGGTGATGATGGCGGCTCGTGGTCCCAGCTGGGGGAGATGTGCACCCCCGTCTACAATCACTGTGTGGCGGCCATCAGCGACTTCCTGTACATCATCGGAGGGCAGACCAGATTCGATCCATCCGGAAAACATCCATCCAATGAG GTATATCGCTATGACCCCCGCTCCGGCTCGTGGCTACAAGTCGCCGGCATGCAAGAGAGAAGAACCCGTTTCCACACTGAAGTGATCGGTGAACGTATAATCGCAGTGGGGGGAGGGTCCCTGCTGGGTCATCTAACCCAGAGCGTGGAGGAGTATGACCCGGCCGAAAACAAATGGGAGTATAGCGCCCCCTTCCCTATCCCTGTGGCAGATCACGCTGGCACCACGCATAAGGGCATCATGTACATATCTG GTGGGTATTCCAATAATAAGACCCTTAATGAAGTATACAGCTATTTGCCAAGACTGAAGCGCTGGGTGGTAAACCGTGCCATGACCTTTGCCCGGTGCGACCATGGAATGGCCACCATCGGAGACAAAATCTTCTGTGTTGGTGGACGCACATTGAATGCG GCCAAGGCGTGGATCCACGTGAATGAGACGGAGTATTACTGCCCGGCCAGCGACCAGTGGAGCGCCCTCACTCTCTCCCCCTTCGACTGCTGCCAGTTCAGCGTGACCACCCACCACTCCAAGCTCTATATCATCGGAGGAGGCTCCTTAAGACGTATGAATAAAGAAGATGGCGTCTTCGCATACGACCCCGAGACCAAGGCCTGGAAGAAGACGGGGTCTCTGCCGCAACCGCTGGTGGACCACGCCTCGTGTACCATTAAGTTACCTCATGGGATGGTGGAGAAACAGGACAAAGAGGAGGAAACTCCGACTACACCGAACAAGAAGAAGTCAACACTGAACCTGTTCATTGCTGGGAAACACTAG